The stretch of DNA AACCCCAGGAATGCTAAAGGAAGTTCTCTTGTTCCCAAAACTTCCCATTTTTTCAGTTTATTGatctgtgaatttttctgaACTTCCTGTACCAAATcttgttattttttcaaaggaattctaacgataaataaattttctgttatttaaaaaaaaacgaaagcataaaaaaattaaatttgttgaatttccaGGAGCaccaaaagctcacaaaacTCAACATAATCTTTACCTGTGCTGCGAGATTGAAAAAATCGCAACAAGAAAAAGCCACAATTACTTTTACGGGGGAGGTGGAATAAATTTCTTGAACTAActtgaggaggaggaggagcaAGAAGGTGTGAGAAAGTGGGTGGTGGTGGGCCTGTCGTAGTATCCCCCGCCCGAAAATTCCACCTGCTGGAGCGCGTGGGTGAGAATCAACAAATCGTTCGGACTTCTTGGAGTGCAGTGTGTGGTAAGCATTTTGGTTGTAATTGACCGAGATAATGTGGGGGTGAAGcaggagaggaaaaaaaacgagaagcATGATGTTTAGCATTTGGCGGGGTTTCCATGGGAATTGCGACAACAAACAATAAATATAGCTGGGGAGACGGTGGGGTGGAATAAATTAGGGGTGGTGGCTCGCGCCAGTGAATGCGAGAACTTCCTCATGCGAGAGTTTAGTTCTGTGCCACCACTTCTTGAACATGGATGACTTCTGTCGCGCTGGGTGAGATAGTGGTGGAGCAGTAGCCAAAGGTGGGTGGACAGGAAATTGCGTGAATCGTGTGAATTTAGTGCGACGGAAGTGGGACGTCGTTAGTGCGcgccaaaataaattttcttcgtcTTCATGAGATTTCCGAGACTTCCCATCTCCCTGGTGTTCCTCGCAGTGGGATGGTGGTTAAGTACAAACCACCCCGTGGTGGCGGAAGAGAACACTGTCCACCTCTTCAGGACAGTGGAGAGTTGCAAGGGGGATGAGtattttaatgtgaattaCCTCAAGTGCAAGAAATGTGAAAGTGAATTGAATTTGGTGCCATCAAAGGATCGTGAGTagcatttaaatgttttttttattttgctccCCTTCTGACCTGCTCCACTTCCCGATTTCGTGCCAGTTGTGCTTTCACCTTTCTCACCcccttttattctttctcaaTTGCCTGCTGTGCACCCCAAACCTCCCCCACTTTTTTTTAGGCCTAACATGCGAATGCCACCCGCGAGAGACGGAGCGCATTGAGTACGACAGTGTCCTTCAGCAATCGATTTGCGATCGGAAGTGCAGGAAATCGACCAATGAGACGTGCGCCAATGCTGCCCCATCGTGTGGCCTTCACTATGTCAATCAGACCAATTTGAGCCACCAAGCGAGGCACATACAAATCCCCGGGCCATTCAACACACCACCAAATTGCACCTGCAACTACAAACACTCATCCCTCTATCGCAACACCTTCTGCATACCCAATCACCTGCTGAAGGATTACACAAACTACGGGCATTTCAGGCTGGGCAATGTGGCCGAAGACCTCATGTACCTCACCTTTTTCTGCCACACACTCAAACGGTGGCGTGAGTGCAACCATTTGGCCAATCTCTGTGCCCTCTCACTGTACAGCCTCGAACGACCATCGGCTTGCTTTAGCTTCTTCGCCACACAAACATCCGACATTGCATCCACGAATGATGGTACCGAGAAGACAATGCCATTTATTTTCTACCGTCGTGGACGCAGCTCAATTGAGGAACTCGATAAGACGCAGGATTTTTCCTTTGACATCCACCAAGGGGAAACCACGGTGAACTTTACAGCCCTCCGTTTCACCCTCGATGGGCAGCTGATGGAGTACCGTTCAGTCAGTTTAGTTCATGAGCTCAATCTCTGCCCTACATCTCGCAGAGAAGTTCTCTTTGGACGCTCCTTCTCACTTTCGTGCCAACTCCCCCTGGTAGATCTTATCAAGGATAGTCGTCGTGCCAAGCTGACCTTTACGAATCTCTTTGTGAACTACGTGGAGAAGAAAATGCCCCTGATTCGTAGTGTTCCAGTCCTCATAAGAAATTCCCCGGCATCCAATATGAATGATAATCCAGAGGCATGGCAGTTGGTAAGGAGATTCTTCACCGTTGACCTGGTTAGTGGCCTCCGTAGTGGCTACATTGACAAAATGTACGAGGAGGATAAATTGCAGGAGAAATTTGACTACATCCGCTACCTTACGGATGTGGAAATGAGATTTAGGGTGAAGGCGGACAATAAACTCTCCACGCCTCTTCTTATTCTCAAGTACGGTGAATACAATACTAGTCAGAAGATCTCTCAACCCACCATTGATTTCCATTTCTCCGTCACCTTCTTCCGGGAGTATGAATTTGAGTCTCTCCTGGAAATTCTTCTGCCCATCTTCATCCTTTTGGCCTTTGTCTTGGCCATCTTTGAGGCAATTGCCTACAAGACGCGTCAGCACAAATTAATCTACGATCTCGATGTCTTCTGTAAATTTATGGTGTTCCTCATGTCTAAAATTGCAACAGCTCTCTTTGCCATTGTCTTCATCATCTCCATCTACATCCACTTCACGTACAAGACGCAGAAGCAGATTCGGTTGCTTCTACCACTTCCCGTTGAGAAGCTCCTGATTATCCTCACGGGGATCGCCTTAGTGCTAAAGGGTACAAAGCTAGCGCAGCATTTGTGGCAAATTGCTCACATTGACATCTTCTTCATTGACTGGGAACGTCCGAGGATCTTTGAGAATCGCAATCAACTGGATACACCATCTGTTTGCAGTGGTTCAGTTACAGCACGACTCGGGGCCCCGTGTGAGAGTATTTCAGCATGGAGGAGCTACTTTGTGGCCAATGTGTGGCAGGAGTTGACCACCACACGAAAGATCTCAATGTTCCTCCATCTGGGAGGATTAATTTGGATTCTCTTCCTGGtcagaatggaaaattttgcttcGACAAACTTCTTCTTCCACCTTTGGCCAACGGAAGATCCACCCGATGGGATTCTCATACTCTCAACGGGCATCTTAGCCTACATCTTCACGTACATTGTCCAAAGGATCTTTAGCTATGTCATTTGGGAGAGGTACTTTAAGAATCCCATCCAGCAGTTTATCGACGTGTGCTGCATTGCAAATGTTTCCGTCTTCATCCTACGGCTTGAATCGTATGGCTACTACATCCACGGGAGGTCACCTCATGGTTTCTCAGACACAGACATTTGCTCAATGATCCTTCAGTTCCGTCAGGAAGAGCGAGGACAACGAGGTCTAACTCCTGGTTCCGAATTGCAGACCTACTCGCTATTAGCTCCGAAGAATTTAAGGttttaatgagaataaaatacTGGCTGGAGGAGGATTTATTTGGCTGATCTTTTATCCTGTATTTTAGGATCTTCTACGATCGACTCATACTTCCTCTGCAGCATCCACCACAGATTAATGAGTACGTAACAAAGGGGTATGAAGGGAATTTTGAGAGAACAATTCTCACCTACTACAGCATTAATCGCTTCTTTGGGGCCTTTATTGATCATGTGAGTATAAATTTGAGATCTTCTTGTCCAATTAATCAAGGGCAGAGCCAGGAAGACCTTTTTGGTGTTTAAATATCCGCTAATTGTTCAGGAAGttcagttttttcttaaagagtcaaatgaaattattttcatgatcaaaaataattaaaaaaaaaaaaaaaagaaaaaaaagaaatttaaaacgttataaaataaaagatgtcTGAAAAAacgacaaatatttaaatgaaatgtcaaacgttagaaaataagtGTCAAGCATTAGAAAGAAATCGTTCAACGTAAAGATGAACATcaagtgcaagaaaaaaattaagacgTTAAAAAGCAAACCAAAAACaactgtcaaacgttaaaaaaattaacatcaaGAAGTGCCAAACGTTTGTAAAGAAGTGTCAAGTCGTTCTTTAATCCAacgttttcatttttaaaaaaatctcaaacgAACTGTTTAAATAGATTTCTGGCTATGTCCCTGTAATTTTATGATCTAGAAAATTTCCTGATCTTCTCAATTAAATCTCAGGCTCTGAAAGATCTCGATTACATTGTCAAAGAGAAGACAATCCTAGAAAAGCTTCTCAGTTGCGAATTTGAGGCCATCCTGTCGGACAgtaagaatattttcccattCCCAATTTTTACCACACCTaatttttgtccaaaattgcagATAAAGGGATTTTCTATGTAGACAACAGCCATTCCTTTGACGAAGTTCTCTTCTACGGCAGTGAATCCCTTTTCTTCCAATTTGAACTTATTCTCTTCACATTTATCATTGGAACGTCTCACAATTATCTCCTAGCCATCATCATCGTAGGAATTGTCTACaaggtaagattttttttaggtttttgtGCAAAGCGGCTGTTCTACGGAACGACCAagtgtaggggaacgtggcccaattgcgaccccctaaattctgtttcagaaggattgaaaaaagtcatattaaaatgaattaaatctttccaagtttggtaccattggaaaggtcatttaataggctaactttgttctatagatgcaaacat from Lutzomyia longipalpis isolate SR_M1_2022 chromosome 1, ASM2433408v1 encodes:
- the LOC129791800 gene encoding meckelin; this encodes MRFPRLPISLVFLAVGWWLSTNHPVVAEENTVHLFRTVESCKGDEYFNVNYLKCKKCESELNLVPSKDRLTCECHPRETERIEYDSVLQQSICDRKCRKSTNETCANAAPSCGLHYVNQTNLSHQARHIQIPGPFNTPPNCTCNYKHSSLYRNTFCIPNHLLKDYTNYGHFRLGNVAEDLMYLTFFCHTLKRWRECNHLANLCALSLYSLERPSACFSFFATQTSDIASTNDGTEKTMPFIFYRRGRSSIEELDKTQDFSFDIHQGETTVNFTALRFTLDGQLMEYRSVSLVHELNLCPTSRREVLFGRSFSLSCQLPLVDLIKDSRRAKLTFTNLFVNYVEKKMPLIRSVPVLIRNSPASNMNDNPEAWQLVRRFFTVDLVSGLRSGYIDKMYEEDKLQEKFDYIRYLTDVEMRFRVKADNKLSTPLLILKYGEYNTSQKISQPTIDFHFSVTFFREYEFESLLEILLPIFILLAFVLAIFEAIAYKTRQHKLIYDLDVFCKFMVFLMSKIATALFAIVFIISIYIHFTYKTQKQIRLLLPLPVEKLLIILTGIALVLKGTKLAQHLWQIAHIDIFFIDWERPRIFENRNQLDTPSVCSGSVTARLGAPCESISAWRSYFVANVWQELTTTRKISMFLHLGGLIWILFLVRMENFASTNFFFHLWPTEDPPDGILILSTGILAYIFTYIVQRIFSYVIWERYFKNPIQQFIDVCCIANVSVFILRLESYGYYIHGRSPHGFSDTDICSMILQFRQEERGQRGLTPGSELQTYSLLAPKNLRIFYDRLILPLQHPPQINEYVTKGYEGNFERTILTYYSINRFFGAFIDHALKDLDYIVKEKTILEKLLSCEFEAILSDNKGIFYVDNSHSFDEVLFYGSESLFFQFELILFTFIIGTSHNYLLAIIIVGIVYKLLKILMDSTTKHNLAKKTLIDKRFLM